From Deinococcus cellulosilyticus NBRC 106333 = KACC 11606, a single genomic window includes:
- a CDS encoding sulfite exporter TauE/SafE family protein, protein MIIAGIIIGLLAGVLGAILGLGGGVVVVPALEFIAPHFGHDLKIQEAVAISQIGVLAVGIASTAGYLKRNLIQLRTGYLLSPYTVVGGAVGSLLGLVLPAAYVALVFAVLLLYSAYTLLRGMKRMETGRDKASPFVVPAMGFAGIMAGLLGIGGGTVQVPVMNLMLGLPIREAIATSTFIMGITATGNALVYQAAGLLDARVACAIALGILVGARLGASLQQRIPAQQLKLFFSVLLLYTAGNLIFKYWL, encoded by the coding sequence GTGATCATTGCAGGCATCATCATTGGTTTGCTGGCAGGTGTGCTGGGTGCAATTCTGGGATTGGGCGGAGGGGTGGTGGTGGTTCCAGCCCTGGAATTCATTGCCCCCCATTTTGGACATGACCTGAAAATTCAGGAGGCGGTCGCGATCAGCCAGATTGGTGTGCTGGCCGTCGGAATCGCCTCCACTGCAGGGTACCTCAAGCGCAACCTGATTCAGCTCAGGACAGGGTACCTCCTGTCGCCCTATACCGTTGTTGGAGGGGCCGTCGGAAGCCTGCTGGGGCTTGTGCTTCCTGCAGCTTATGTGGCCCTGGTTTTTGCTGTCCTTCTGCTCTACAGTGCCTATACCCTGCTCAGGGGCATGAAGCGCATGGAGACAGGACGGGACAAAGCCAGTCCTTTTGTGGTTCCGGCCATGGGTTTCGCAGGCATCATGGCCGGCCTGCTGGGCATTGGAGGGGGCACGGTGCAGGTTCCCGTGATGAACCTGATGCTGGGCCTCCCCATCCGTGAAGCCATTGCCACCAGCACCTTCATCATGGGCATCACCGCCACCGGGAATGCTCTGGTTTATCAGGCCGCAGGACTGCTGGATGCCAGGGTTGCCTGTGCCATTGCCCTGGGCATTCTGGTGGGGGCCAGACTGGGGGCCAGTCTGCAGCAGCGCATTCCAGCACAGCAACTCAAACTCTTCTTTTCTGTGCTGTTGCTGTACACCGCCGGGAATCTGATTTTCAAGTATTGGCTGTAA
- the pgmB gene encoding beta-phosphoglucomutase: MTYKAVIFDLDGVITDTAHYHYLAWKKLAEQVGVPFDEVFNERLKGVDRMGSLNLILAQGSATYTEEEKVALATQKNAHYQELISTMSPADLLPGAVEALDSVRQAGLKIGLASVSRNALTVLTSLGITDKFDYIVDASKIARGKPDPEIFLTAAERLGVKPEECIGVEDAVAGVQSIKAAGMYAVGVGDPAVLSQADQVIASLTAFSIADFLN, from the coding sequence ATGACTTACAAAGCAGTGATCTTTGACCTCGATGGCGTCATCACCGACACCGCCCATTACCACTACCTGGCCTGGAAAAAACTGGCAGAACAGGTGGGGGTGCCTTTCGATGAGGTGTTCAATGAGCGCCTCAAAGGGGTGGACCGCATGGGCTCTCTGAACCTGATTCTGGCCCAGGGGAGTGCCACCTACACAGAAGAAGAAAAAGTGGCCCTGGCCACCCAGAAAAATGCCCATTATCAGGAGTTGATTTCCACCATGAGCCCGGCAGACCTGCTCCCCGGAGCAGTGGAAGCCCTCGACAGCGTGCGTCAGGCAGGCCTGAAGATCGGTCTGGCCTCTGTGAGCCGCAATGCGCTGACCGTGCTCACCAGTCTGGGCATCACCGACAAATTTGATTACATCGTGGATGCATCAAAGATCGCCAGAGGCAAACCTGACCCCGAAATCTTCCTGACCGCTGCAGAAAGGCTGGGTGTCAAACCAGAAGAGTGCATCGGGGTGGAAGACGCTGTGGCCGGAGTGCAGTCCATCAAAGCTGCAGGCATGTACGCAGTGGGCGTGGGAGACCCTGCAGTGCTGTCTCAGGCCGATCAGGTGATCGCCAGCCTGACAGCATTTTCCATCGCTGATTTTCTGAATTGA
- the moaA gene encoding GTP 3',8-cyclase MoaA codes for MLDSLGRPLRDLRISVTDRCNMRCAYCMPREIFGPDYAFLPQSELLSFDEIERVARIFVQMGVSKLRITGGEPLVRKGLPDLIARLSSLDGVEDIALTTNGLLLPQLAQPLKEAGLRRVTISLDALDDATFGRMNGLGIKVERVLRGIDAAHEAGFELIKINSVIKKSENAHAVMDLAEHFRGTPHTLRFIEFMDVGNHNQWDMKDVLPSREILAMIQANHPLEPVNPNYKGEVARRYRYLDGQGEIGFISSVTDAFCGTCSRARISSDGQIYTCLFGTFGYDLRAPLRAGETDEQLLDRVAKLWSLRTDRYSEERAVRPRDNKIEMSRIGG; via the coding sequence ATGCTTGATTCGCTGGGCCGTCCCCTCCGGGACCTGAGAATTTCGGTGACCGACCGTTGCAACATGCGCTGTGCGTACTGCATGCCCAGAGAAATCTTTGGGCCAGATTATGCCTTCCTGCCCCAATCCGAACTCCTCAGCTTTGATGAGATCGAGCGGGTGGCCCGGATTTTTGTGCAGATGGGGGTCAGCAAACTGCGCATTACGGGAGGTGAACCCCTGGTTCGCAAGGGCCTCCCTGACCTCATTGCCCGCCTGTCGAGTCTTGATGGAGTCGAGGACATTGCTTTGACCACCAACGGTCTTCTGCTGCCTCAACTCGCCCAACCCCTGAAGGAAGCAGGCCTGAGGCGGGTCACCATCAGTCTGGACGCCCTGGACGATGCCACGTTTGGACGCATGAACGGTCTGGGCATCAAGGTGGAGCGTGTCCTCAGGGGCATTGATGCAGCTCATGAGGCCGGGTTTGAACTCATCAAAATCAACTCGGTGATCAAGAAGAGCGAAAACGCGCATGCCGTGATGGACCTCGCAGAACACTTCAGGGGCACCCCCCACACCCTCAGGTTCATCGAGTTCATGGACGTGGGCAACCACAACCAGTGGGACATGAAAGATGTGCTTCCCAGCCGTGAAATCCTGGCGATGATTCAGGCAAACCACCCTCTGGAGCCTGTCAACCCCAATTACAAAGGCGAGGTGGCCAGACGCTACAGGTATCTGGATGGTCAGGGCGAAATTGGATTCATCAGCAGTGTCACCGATGCTTTCTGTGGCACCTGCTCCCGGGCCAGAATCTCCAGTGATGGGCAGATTTACACCTGCCTCTTTGGCACCTTCGGGTATGATCTTCGTGCACCCCTCAGGGCAGGGGAGACAGACGAACAACTGCTGGACCGGGTTGCAAAATTGTGGTCCCTGAGAACAGACCGCTATTCCGAAGAGCGGGCCGTGCGGCCCAGAGACAACAAAATCGAAATGTCCCGCATCGGGGGGTGA
- a CDS encoding glycoside hydrolase family 31 protein: MTQLLNRQMEQVTQSSQDAQDNSYPFVTVDQFTPNLGQWQQLGAVSTYQQKGNTVQLVMAHGPGPVLYFYSPTLFRVRFNSAADYSTDNSYAVVNTDFGFDPSSLNIQDNGSQIVIQTGVIEVVVQKSTYALAVYRQGQLIHQDTSSYNLVYTGECVANFKVYPANAQYFGFGEKAGNQLAKNEFTMTFFNFDNFTYATSPLPEGEQQGPLNPSEALYNSVPLLIEVNPNPTGAFQGNPYAYGIFFDNVSQSYINIGASDYSSMYGKYYFGALFGDLNYYFMAGSVAADIVQQYTQLTGRAPMPPKYVFGYHQGCYGYYDQYHVMAVANAYRAAQIPCDGIHIDVDFQNNYRTFTHSNLKFPDAQAMFSYLSLIGFKCSTNITALVDANPYDENGNTGPGSDPYPALESGLAEGTFITNSRAGQPATSDLFVGNENYGVNTGINPYPAQPDTGSDVLGSYGYYPDFGRPEVQEWWGEQYQNLFDIGLQMVWQDMTDPALSPGVDNPATYKTFPGDLMVTSFGEQIPSAKVHNAYALLLSQATFEGLAKIRPEMRNFIIARGGYAGIQRYAGLWTGDSASSWEFLQINVPEVLNMGLSGIPIAGCDIGGFANGPASEGDFYVTDGRAYGQITNYELYTRWMTLGAFLPWYRNHYDGYSKGFQEPYNYGEPVPSNCRKYIEMRYHLMQLFYDAMYECTQTGMPIARAMLLTDPQDPNVYSHLNDQFFLGQDLLIAPILFQAETANPPISPTRPIYLPAGWDWYPYQNNENPLPAPAAGGQTIQYYAPLEQVMNILPIYVRAGAILPSRQVEQWVGQLDINPLTLSIYPGPDRTYNLYLDDGLTTGYQTEQAYRLTESSTQSSGNQKTVNVVRTHDNYTPNEPYFFVALLSTGHPQSVTVNGQALSNLTTGNNDQAGADALAASKVNAYYFNSSLQSTFIKVYDSSANLQVVATF; this comes from the coding sequence ATGACCCAGTTGCTGAACAGACAGATGGAGCAGGTCACCCAGTCCAGCCAGGACGCCCAGGACAACAGTTATCCTTTTGTGACCGTGGACCAGTTCACCCCGAACCTGGGGCAGTGGCAACAACTCGGAGCCGTGAGCACCTACCAGCAGAAAGGGAACACCGTTCAACTGGTGATGGCCCATGGCCCTGGACCCGTGCTGTATTTTTATTCGCCCACCCTCTTCAGGGTGAGGTTCAACAGTGCAGCCGATTACAGCACGGACAATTCCTACGCCGTGGTGAACACCGACTTCGGTTTTGACCCATCCAGCCTGAACATCCAGGACAACGGCTCACAGATCGTCATTCAGACGGGTGTGATCGAGGTGGTGGTTCAGAAAAGCACTTATGCCCTTGCCGTTTACCGCCAGGGTCAACTGATCCATCAGGACACCTCCAGTTACAACCTCGTGTACACCGGGGAATGTGTGGCGAACTTCAAGGTGTATCCTGCCAACGCCCAGTACTTTGGGTTTGGAGAGAAAGCTGGAAACCAGCTTGCCAAAAACGAATTCACCATGACCTTCTTCAACTTCGACAACTTCACTTACGCCACCAGCCCCCTTCCTGAGGGGGAGCAGCAGGGACCCCTCAATCCCAGTGAAGCCCTGTACAACTCGGTGCCCCTGCTCATTGAAGTGAATCCCAATCCCACAGGTGCCTTTCAGGGGAATCCTTATGCTTACGGGATTTTCTTTGACAATGTGTCCCAGTCCTACATCAACATCGGGGCCAGCGATTACTCCAGCATGTACGGTAAATATTACTTTGGTGCCCTGTTCGGAGACCTGAATTACTACTTCATGGCTGGCTCTGTGGCCGCAGACATCGTGCAGCAATACACCCAGCTGACGGGCAGGGCCCCGATGCCTCCCAAATATGTGTTTGGGTATCACCAGGGTTGTTACGGTTATTACGACCAATACCATGTGATGGCTGTGGCCAACGCTTATCGTGCTGCCCAGATTCCCTGTGATGGCATTCACATTGATGTGGATTTCCAGAACAACTACCGCACCTTCACCCATTCCAACCTGAAGTTTCCAGATGCCCAGGCCATGTTCTCTTACCTGTCTCTGATCGGTTTCAAGTGCAGCACCAACATCACTGCTCTGGTGGATGCCAACCCCTACGATGAAAATGGCAACACAGGCCCTGGCTCTGATCCCTATCCTGCGCTGGAAAGTGGACTGGCCGAGGGGACCTTCATCACCAATTCCCGGGCAGGACAGCCTGCAACCAGTGACCTCTTTGTCGGGAATGAAAACTACGGGGTCAACACTGGCATCAATCCCTATCCCGCGCAGCCTGATACGGGCAGTGATGTGCTGGGGTCCTATGGTTACTACCCTGATTTCGGTCGCCCAGAAGTGCAGGAATGGTGGGGCGAACAGTACCAGAACCTCTTTGACATTGGATTGCAGATGGTCTGGCAGGACATGACAGACCCGGCCCTCTCTCCTGGAGTGGACAACCCTGCAACCTACAAGACCTTCCCTGGAGACCTGATGGTCACTTCCTTCGGGGAGCAGATTCCCAGTGCCAAAGTGCACAATGCCTATGCCCTGCTGCTCAGTCAGGCCACTTTTGAGGGCCTTGCAAAGATCCGTCCTGAGATGCGCAACTTCATCATCGCCCGGGGAGGGTACGCCGGAATCCAGCGGTATGCCGGGCTCTGGACCGGAGACTCTGCATCCAGCTGGGAATTCCTGCAGATCAATGTGCCAGAGGTCCTCAACATGGGCCTCTCTGGCATTCCGATTGCAGGTTGTGACATTGGGGGATTTGCCAATGGACCGGCTTCAGAAGGGGATTTTTACGTGACCGATGGTCGTGCCTATGGCCAGATCACCAATTATGAGCTCTACACCCGCTGGATGACCCTCGGTGCATTCCTGCCCTGGTACAGAAACCACTACGATGGCTACTCCAAGGGTTTTCAGGAACCCTACAACTATGGGGAGCCCGTGCCCTCCAACTGCCGCAAGTACATCGAGATGCGTTACCATTTGATGCAGCTCTTCTATGACGCCATGTACGAATGCACCCAGACTGGCATGCCCATTGCACGGGCCATGCTGCTGACCGACCCCCAGGACCCGAACGTGTACAGCCACCTGAATGACCAGTTCTTTTTGGGCCAGGACCTGCTGATTGCCCCCATCCTCTTCCAGGCGGAAACAGCAAATCCGCCCATCAGCCCGACCCGTCCCATTTATCTCCCTGCTGGATGGGACTGGTACCCCTACCAGAACAACGAAAACCCCCTGCCAGCACCTGCAGCAGGAGGACAGACCATCCAGTATTACGCCCCTCTGGAGCAGGTCATGAACATCCTGCCCATTTACGTGCGTGCTGGAGCAATCCTCCCGAGCCGTCAGGTGGAGCAGTGGGTGGGGCAACTGGACATCAACCCCCTCACCCTGAGCATCTACCCTGGTCCTGACCGCACCTACAACCTGTACCTTGATGATGGCCTCACCACCGGGTACCAGACCGAGCAGGCCTACCGCCTGACCGAGAGCAGCACCCAGAGTTCAGGCAACCAGAAGACCGTGAATGTGGTCCGCACCCATGACAACTACACCCCGAATGAGCCTTACTTCTTTGTGGCCCTGCTGAGCACCGGCCATCCCCAGTCGGTCACGGTGAACGGGCAGGCCCTGAGCAACCTCACCACAGGCAACAACGATCAGGCTGGTGCAGATGCTCTGGCCGCTTCTAAAGTAAATGCGTATTATTTCAATTCCAGTCTGCAGTCCACTTTTATCAAGGTGTATGACAGCAGCGCAAACCTGCAGGTTGTGGCCACCTTCTGA
- a CDS encoding SDR family oxidoreductase: protein MKPTIIITGATGGIGLEVAHLLRDADLILLGRNPQKLAQLQQEFPDATTAAVSLTNEDAVTTLLQPLARMDAIIHCAGEVVLGSIAESKTEDWESMFQSNVLTSLVLTRQALPLLRASRGKVIFVNSGAGLRANASWGGYAASKFALKALADALRQEESSISVTTIYPGRTATDMQKQVRSMEQASYDAEKYVRAADVAAAIKLVLDMQHPSVIEELSIRPASS from the coding sequence ATGAAACCCACAATCATCATCACAGGGGCCACAGGTGGTATTGGTCTGGAAGTTGCACACCTCCTCAGAGACGCCGACCTGATTCTGCTGGGTAGAAACCCCCAGAAACTGGCCCAGTTGCAGCAGGAATTCCCGGATGCCACGACTGCAGCTGTCTCCCTCACCAATGAGGATGCCGTTACAACCCTTTTGCAGCCCCTTGCTCGGATGGATGCCATCATTCACTGTGCAGGAGAGGTGGTGCTGGGCAGCATTGCAGAGAGCAAAACTGAAGACTGGGAAAGCATGTTCCAGAGCAACGTTCTCACCAGCCTGGTCCTGACCCGGCAGGCCCTGCCCCTCCTCAGGGCATCCAGAGGCAAGGTGATCTTTGTGAATTCTGGTGCCGGACTCCGTGCGAATGCCAGCTGGGGTGGTTATGCTGCCAGCAAATTCGCACTCAAAGCCCTGGCAGATGCCCTGAGGCAGGAAGAGTCCTCCATTTCGGTGACCACCATCTATCCGGGCAGAACGGCCACCGACATGCAGAAACAGGTGCGCAGCATGGAACAGGCTTCTTATGATGCAGAAAAGTATGTGCGGGCCGCTGATGTGGCTGCTGCCATCAAACTGGTGCTGGACATGCAGCATCCCAGTGTCATTGAGGAACTCTCCATCCGGCCTGCATCCTCCTGA
- the ggt gene encoding gamma-glutamyltransferase has protein sequence MLNPYSPFRQPIYARQGMVATSQPLAAQAGLHILREGGNAIDAALAVAAALTVVEPTSNGIGGDAFALVWTQGKLHGLNGSGRAPRLLSRDALQGMGISELPSKGWVPVTVPGAPRAWADLHERFGRLPFHQVLAPAIHYARSGYPLSPVLAHNWRRAIRAYAAQSGEEFRSWRDTFTPEGFIPQAGQVWQSEAHARTLEAIARSHSEEFYSGDLAKRMDHFAKDTGGFLRLEDLALHKSQWVEPISVEYKGHQVWEIPPNGQGIVALEALNILKGFDLPSNREDPEGLHLQIEAMKLAFADAFRFVGDMEHVEVPVQNLLSDAHAAERRSLISSTARIPEPADPASHGTVYLCTADSEGNMVSFIQSNYMGFGSGVVVPNTGIALHNRGHNFNLIAGHPNELKPRKRPYHTIIPGFLTRDGIPVGPFGVMGGFMQPQGHLQMVLNTIDHHMNPQVALDAPRWQWTSGLNVQLEAHMPRHVAQALQDMGHQVTLVPDYSAFGRGQIIWRDPETGVFVGGSDGRTDGQTVGY, from the coding sequence ATGCTGAATCCTTATTCACCCTTCAGGCAGCCCATTTATGCCCGTCAGGGCATGGTTGCCACCTCTCAGCCTCTTGCTGCACAGGCCGGGCTGCACATCCTGCGAGAGGGGGGCAATGCCATTGATGCTGCTCTGGCAGTCGCCGCTGCCCTGACCGTTGTGGAGCCCACCAGCAATGGGATTGGAGGGGACGCTTTTGCCCTGGTCTGGACACAGGGCAAATTGCACGGCCTGAACGGCTCAGGACGGGCTCCTCGCCTGCTCTCCAGGGACGCTTTGCAGGGCATGGGCATTTCAGAGTTGCCCTCCAAGGGCTGGGTTCCGGTCACGGTTCCTGGTGCCCCCAGAGCCTGGGCTGACCTGCATGAACGCTTTGGTCGCCTTCCCTTTCATCAGGTGCTTGCTCCAGCGATTCATTACGCCAGATCAGGTTACCCCCTGAGCCCTGTGCTGGCCCACAACTGGCGCAGGGCCATTCGGGCTTATGCGGCGCAGTCAGGGGAGGAATTCCGAAGCTGGAGGGACACGTTCACTCCTGAAGGCTTTATTCCTCAGGCAGGTCAGGTCTGGCAGAGTGAAGCCCACGCCCGCACCCTGGAGGCCATTGCCCGCAGCCACAGCGAAGAGTTTTATTCTGGAGACCTTGCCAAACGGATGGACCACTTTGCCAAGGACACAGGGGGATTTTTGCGCCTTGAAGACCTCGCACTGCACAAGAGCCAGTGGGTGGAACCCATCTCGGTGGAGTACAAAGGGCATCAGGTGTGGGAGATTCCACCCAACGGTCAGGGGATTGTGGCTCTGGAGGCCCTGAACATCCTGAAAGGCTTTGACCTGCCCAGCAATCGGGAAGATCCTGAAGGGCTGCACCTGCAGATCGAGGCCATGAAACTGGCTTTTGCTGATGCTTTCAGGTTTGTGGGCGACATGGAGCACGTGGAGGTCCCGGTGCAGAACCTTCTCTCGGACGCCCATGCAGCAGAGCGCAGGAGCCTGATCTCCTCCACGGCAAGAATCCCCGAACCTGCAGATCCTGCTTCTCATGGAACGGTTTACCTCTGCACTGCAGACAGCGAGGGCAACATGGTCTCGTTCATTCAGAGCAACTACATGGGGTTCGGCAGTGGTGTGGTGGTGCCCAACACCGGAATTGCCCTGCACAATCGGGGCCACAACTTCAACCTGATCGCCGGGCATCCCAATGAACTGAAGCCCCGCAAACGGCCCTATCACACCATCATTCCGGGCTTCCTGACCCGGGACGGGATTCCTGTGGGTCCTTTTGGGGTGATGGGAGGGTTCATGCAGCCTCAGGGGCACCTGCAGATGGTCCTCAACACCATTGATCACCACATGAATCCCCAGGTGGCCCTGGATGCCCCCAGGTGGCAGTGGACTTCTGGCCTGAACGTCCAGCTTGAGGCCCACATGCCCCGCCATGTGGCCCAGGCTTTGCAGGACATGGGACATCAGGTCACTCTGGTTCCCGATTATTCTGCGTTCGGTCGCGGACAGATCATCTGGCGAGATCCCGAAACAGGTGTGTTTGTGGGCGGAAGTGACGGTCGCACCGATGGTCAGACTGTAGGATACTGA
- a CDS encoding caspase family protein gives MTLSFFPAHAQEYSPEHVLGSGQLLTMDISRSGRWMASGGGRYIVVYDLLHHQETLRFDPASLTYDVKFSPDAKVLAAGTQLPEVQLWNLETGKPTLKLKGHTDAVYALAFSPDGRWLASGSADQSVRVWDATTGQLVHVLAGHAGAIQGLQFSANSTELYSGGNDKTIRIWDVKTGKTVHILQGHTDNINELSLEEHSGVLASASGDRTIRLWDVKTGQVLKVLTGHTNRVFALKFSPDGRWLASGGRDNTVRIWDLEQGKEKHLWSNLTGVVTTVRFSADGKQVFAGSDDSFIRVWNMENGEKEATLSNHTGHIRAVAFSPDGTVLASGHRESKVILWNTRTGAVLNTLEGHTQAISALNFSPDGQQLASGSWDQTVRLWDVTTRRTIASFQPSREAVHSLTYSPDGKILAVGTGEASVQLWDTQTARLIRLLVGHTSGIYALDFSGDGKFLVSGSADKTIRIWEVQTGKLLGTLEGHTSTVQAIDLSKNQRYLATGSADQTVRLWSFPDGKLLKTLQGHTGFVASVQFASGDQTLITASGDQRILFWRTETGQLMSSLLGNTDRIFSMQLSQDETQLAAGSADGTLRTWLSPQVTKTIKPEVTILSPLRNAQVNSPSIDLWLMLNLKASDVSLQVTINGQKVESNTRSIGVSASNPNVVQLDLPLSNTDSSENIEISVMAMTKDGQESSPATVLLQKPVKKQTAPAERAAPEKPSGKLFFLGIGVNTYQFLPADRFLKYSVKDVQDLAKEFEAQRSKFYYDVDTTVLINEEATLDQIIDAMDRIRRRARPEDTVITFFSGHGETQEGRYYVIAHDTNPQSLRRTGLPQDELVAFYGSVNANAILMLDTCRAGGINGVRAVSDSRVDGLVRALQVSEAAIPSTHSSVDVKKAILAATGGESFAYEDASWGNGAFTKAILEALRGQRSALNPEGQLSVLGLGSWVGYRVKQLTGGKQIPNIQIRSSDWTIAAPDQ, from the coding sequence ATGACCCTCTCTTTTTTTCCAGCACATGCTCAGGAGTACAGTCCCGAACATGTGCTGGGTTCTGGACAGCTTCTGACCATGGACATCAGCCGGTCTGGACGCTGGATGGCTTCAGGTGGCGGCCGTTACATCGTGGTTTATGATCTTTTGCACCATCAGGAAACCCTCAGATTTGACCCTGCCTCCCTGACTTATGATGTGAAATTCAGTCCTGATGCCAAAGTCCTGGCAGCTGGCACACAGCTCCCTGAGGTGCAACTCTGGAACCTGGAAACTGGCAAGCCCACGCTCAAATTGAAAGGGCACACCGATGCTGTTTATGCCCTGGCCTTCAGTCCTGATGGGAGGTGGCTGGCCTCAGGATCAGCAGACCAGAGTGTGCGGGTCTGGGATGCCACAACCGGGCAACTGGTGCATGTCCTTGCGGGACATGCCGGAGCCATTCAGGGCCTGCAGTTCAGTGCAAACAGCACTGAGCTTTACTCGGGTGGAAACGACAAAACCATCCGCATCTGGGACGTGAAAACTGGAAAAACCGTACACATTCTGCAGGGGCACACGGACAACATCAATGAACTGAGTCTGGAGGAGCATTCAGGTGTGTTGGCCTCCGCTTCTGGTGATCGAACCATTCGATTGTGGGATGTCAAAACCGGTCAGGTTCTGAAGGTTCTGACGGGGCACACCAATCGGGTGTTTGCCCTGAAATTCAGTCCGGATGGCAGATGGCTGGCTTCAGGAGGCCGGGACAACACGGTTCGGATCTGGGATCTGGAACAGGGCAAAGAAAAACACCTCTGGAGCAACCTGACTGGAGTGGTGACCACTGTGAGGTTTTCTGCAGATGGCAAACAGGTGTTTGCTGGATCTGATGACAGTTTCATTCGGGTCTGGAACATGGAAAATGGAGAAAAAGAGGCGACCCTCTCCAACCATACGGGTCACATCCGGGCTGTAGCCTTCAGTCCAGATGGAACCGTTCTGGCTTCGGGCCACCGTGAATCCAAGGTGATTTTGTGGAACACCAGAACAGGCGCAGTGCTCAACACCCTGGAAGGGCACACCCAGGCCATTTCAGCCCTCAATTTCAGTCCGGATGGTCAACAGCTTGCATCAGGTTCGTGGGATCAGACAGTGCGCCTGTGGGATGTGACAACCCGACGCACCATTGCAAGTTTTCAGCCCTCAAGGGAGGCAGTCCACAGCCTGACTTACAGTCCAGATGGAAAAATCCTCGCGGTTGGAACTGGAGAGGCAAGTGTTCAGTTGTGGGACACCCAGACAGCGCGTTTGATCAGGCTATTGGTGGGGCACACCAGTGGGATTTATGCATTGGATTTCTCTGGAGATGGCAAGTTTCTGGTTTCGGGCTCAGCAGACAAAACCATTCGCATCTGGGAGGTCCAAACAGGGAAGCTGCTGGGCACCCTGGAAGGACACACCAGCACTGTTCAGGCCATTGACCTTTCCAAAAACCAACGGTATCTGGCCACAGGAAGTGCAGATCAAACTGTGCGCCTCTGGAGTTTCCCGGATGGAAAGTTGCTCAAAACACTGCAGGGTCATACGGGTTTTGTGGCCTCTGTCCAATTTGCTTCAGGAGACCAGACCCTGATCACTGCATCGGGGGATCAGCGCATCCTCTTTTGGCGGACTGAAACCGGCCAGCTGATGTCCAGTCTGCTGGGCAACACAGACCGCATTTTTTCCATGCAGCTTTCTCAGGATGAAACCCAATTGGCCGCAGGCAGCGCAGATGGAACCCTGAGAACCTGGCTGAGCCCTCAGGTGACCAAGACCATCAAACCCGAAGTGACCATCCTGTCCCCTCTACGCAATGCTCAGGTGAACAGCCCAAGCATTGACCTCTGGTTGATGCTGAACCTCAAGGCTTCTGATGTTTCACTTCAGGTGACCATCAACGGCCAGAAAGTCGAGTCGAACACCCGAAGCATTGGTGTGAGCGCCAGCAATCCCAATGTGGTTCAACTGGATCTTCCACTCTCAAACACAGACAGCAGTGAGAACATAGAAATCTCTGTCATGGCCATGACAAAAGATGGGCAGGAGAGCTCACCTGCCACAGTGCTCTTGCAAAAACCTGTCAAAAAACAAACGGCACCTGCCGAGCGGGCAGCCCCAGAAAAGCCCAGTGGCAAATTGTTTTTTCTGGGCATTGGCGTCAACACCTATCAGTTCTTGCCTGCAGACCGCTTTCTGAAATATTCGGTAAAAGATGTTCAGGATCTGGCGAAAGAATTTGAAGCTCAACGCAGCAAATTCTATTATGACGTGGACACCACAGTGCTGATCAATGAAGAAGCGACCCTGGACCAGATCATTGATGCCATGGACCGCATCCGCAGAAGGGCCCGGCCAGAGGACACGGTGATCACCTTCTTCTCAGGTCATGGTGAAACCCAGGAAGGACGTTATTATGTGATCGCCCATGACACCAATCCACAGAGCCTCAGACGCACCGGCCTACCCCAGGATGAACTGGTGGCTTTCTATGGATCTGTCAACGCAAATGCCATCTTGATGCTCGACACCTGCCGGGCCGGAGGCATCAACGGGGTGCGCGCAGTCTCAGACAGCCGGGTGGACGGTCTGGTTCGTGCATTGCAGGTGAGTGAAGCCGCCATCCCTTCAACCCATTCCAGTGTTGATGTTAAAAAAGCCATTCTGGCAGCAACTGGTGGAGAATCTTTTGCTTATGAAGATGCCAGTTGGGGCAATGGCGCATTCACCAAAGCCATTCTGGAAGCCCTGCGTGGACAGCGCTCTGCCCTGAACCCAGAAGGCCAACTGAGTGTACTGGGGCTGGGTTCCTGGGTGGGATACCGTGTGAAACAACTCACAGGAGGGAAACAGATCCCCAACATTCAGATCCGCTCAAGCGACTGGACCATTGCCGCTCCCGATCAATAA